A genomic segment from Torulaspora globosa chromosome 3, complete sequence encodes:
- the LSM3 gene encoding U4/U6-U5 snRNP complex subunit LSM3 (ancestral locus Anc_4.319), whose product MSLETPLDLLKLNLDEKVYVKLRGARELTGTLQAFDSHCNIVLSDAVETIYELVSGELKSTEKSSEMIFVRGDSVTLITTPSDDE is encoded by the coding sequence ATGTCTCTGGAAACACCTTTGGATCTATTGAAACTTAACCTAGACGAAAAAGTGTATGTCAAACTACGTGGAGCTAGAGAGTTAACAGGCACCCTGCAGGCGTTTGATTCGCATTGCAACATAGTGCTGAGCGACGCGGTCGAAACTATCTATGAACTTGTGTCCGGAGAGTTGAAGTCGACAGAAAAGAGTTCGGAGATGATATTTGTAAGAGGAGACAGTGTGACACTGATAACAACACCCTCTGATGACGAGTAA
- the MRPL4 gene encoding mitochondrial 54S ribosomal protein uL29m (ancestral locus Anc_4.320) — MMLFRRGFQTSVKTCARTRYTKPKPKPQPRERVNLPSQRTHHDNDLRITAPVPPTVENIKCPDDHPLWQFFADRKFMRTAEELDSSSRPWSIPELRRKSFEDLHSLWYTCLKERNILARENHLLKNSVEGHQGQYEELSEKIRTTMWRIRHVLSERDWAFRIAREEFATEKEAFMAEFEREFLEAPEEEDEEAFEKLQRFQKAVFGISEFIDENRVDRAFVDGLKFVANLKLKKFAARDDSVKSFLEETPSQAIVDAGEAFVLFTAENNLNEMKEACSAVRGLREEGNSVSRYVELDTVSKYVKQLAQAQAAKESTRS; from the coding sequence ATGATGCTTTTTAGGAGGGGGTTTCAAACAAGCGTTAAAACCTGTGCGAGGACGAGATATACGAAGCCTAAGCCGAAGCCGCAGCCAAGAGAACGAGTTAACCTTCCTAGCCAGCGGACACACCATGATAACGATCTGAGGATCACTGCACCTGTTCCTCCTACTGTTGAAAATATTAAGTGCCCGGATGATCATCCGTTGTGGCAGTTTTTTGCTGATAGGAAGTTCATGAGAACAGCGGAAGAGTTAGACTCTAGCTCGAGGCCATGGAGCATACCGGAActcagaagaaaatcgTTTGAGGATCTGCATTCTCTGTGGTATACGTGTCTGAAGGAAAGGAACATTTTGGCTAGGGAGAaccatcttttgaagaactcCGTGGAGGGACATCAGGGCCAATACGAGGAGCTGTCTGAAAAGATTAGAACAACGATGTGGAGGATCAGACATGTGTTGAGCGAACGCGATTGGGCATTTAGAATCGCCAGGGAGGAATTTGCCACGGAAAAGGAAGCGTTTATGGCTGAATTTGAGAGGGAGTTTCTAGAAGCCCcggaggaagaggacgaggaggCTTTCGAGAAACTCCAAAGATTTCAGAAAGCTGTGTTTGGCATCAGTGAATTTATTGACGAGAACAGAGTGGATCGTGCCTTCGTTGATGGGCTTAAATTTGTGGCGAAcctgaaattgaagaaattcgCAGCTAGAGACGACTCAgtcaagagctttctggAGGAGACGCCTTCGCAAGCTATTGTTGATGCAGGTGAAGCATTTGTGCTTTTCACGGCGGAAAACAACTTGAACGAAATGAAGGAAGCCTGCTCGGCCGTTCGTGGCCTAAGAGAGGAGGGCAACAGTGTATCCAGGTATGTGGAGTTGGACACTGTCTCCAAGTATGTTAAGCAGCTGGCACAAGCCCAGGCAGCTAAGGAATCTACTAGATCATGA
- the OGG1 gene encoding 8-oxoguanine glycosylase OGG1 (ancestral locus Anc_4.321) → MPKFHQIAIAKNELYLENVLQAGQAFRWVFNELKNHYSSTMKIGDRYSIVILRQPSPEVVEYATVDDGCNHSVLKEHLMRYFRLEVSLEELHSKQWLPNDSRFASFKPKGVRMLAQEPWETLVSFICSSNNNISRITRMCHSLSANYGNEVGSFESLDYYSFPTSDEVAARATEDELRSLGFGYRAKFIVETAKKMVRDKKEHGFSDDTKFLQYLQSRMTYEQMREHLMSYTGIGPKVADCICLMGLHMDEVVPVDVHVARIAKRDYQFQARKIDVKELAKKYHCMPLTRKKINLELDLIRMMFLKKWGGYAGWAQGVLFSNEIGKTSGATSDGVIKRRKLEVKSDAVMAENATVKAEIKKEVYNVAYETEEVQYSNRGRPKRRAVSQLKVAAYAE, encoded by the coding sequence ATGCCCAAATTCCATCAGATTGCCATCGCAAAGAATGAATTGTATCTCGAGAATGTCCTCCAGGCTGGTCAGGCGTTCAGATGGGTTTTTAACGAGCTGAAGAACCATTATTCTTCAACTATGAAGATTGGAGACCGATACTCAATCGTTATTTTAAGACAACCGTCCCCTGAGGTGGTGGAATACGCAACGGTTGATGATGGTTGCAATCACAGTGTCTTAAAGGAGCATTTGATGAGGTATTTCAGGTTGGAAGTTTCGCTTGAAGAGCTACATTCGAAGCAATGGCTGCCAAACGACTCCAGATTTGCAAGTTTCAAGCCTAAAGGAGTACGAATGCTTGCACAGGAGCCCTGGGAAACGCTGGTTTCGTTCATTTGCTCCAGTAACAACAATATTTCGCGAATTACCAGGATGTGCCATAGTCTAAGTGCAAACTACGGTAACGAGGTGGGGAGTTTTGAGTCTCTCGATTACTACTCATTTCCTACAAGTGACGAAGTTGCAGCCAGGGCCACTGAGGATGAGTTGAGAAGTCTTGGGTTCGGTTACAGAGCCAAATTCATAGTCGAGACGGCTAAGAAGATGGTACgagacaagaaagagcacGGTTTCTCTGACGATACTAAGTTTCTGCAATACCTGCAGTCACGCATGACATATGAGCAGATGAGAGAGCATCTTATGAGCTATACCGGGATTGGGCCAAAAGTGGCTGATTGCATATGCTTGATGGGTCTCCATATGGACGAAGTTGTGCCAGTGGATGTCCATGTAGCGAGAATAGCTAAGAGGGATTACCAATTTCAGGCGCGTAAGATCGATGTCAAGGAGTTGGCGAAGAAGTACCACTGCATGCCACTaacaagaaaaaagatcaacTTGGAGCTTGACCTGATACGAatgatgttcttgaaaaaatggGGTGGTTATGCAGGCTGGGCTCAAGGTGTATTGTTTTCTAACGAAATCGGTAAGACCAGTGGAGCAACCTCAGATGGAGTTATAAAAAGGCGGAAGTTGGAAGTGAAGTCCGACGCCGTTATGGCAGAAAATGCGACGGTAAAGGCAGAAATTAAGAAGGAAGTTTATAATGTTGCATATGAGACCGAGGAAGTACAGTACAGTAACCGAGGAAGGCCGAAAAGAAGGGCAGTATCACAGCTGAAAGTAGCGGCTTACGCTGAATGA
- the PIF1 gene encoding DNA helicase PIF1 (ancestral locus Anc_4.322) — protein MVLWRKSFRSFVSYRIAPIITQTFVPFSKTGMKIGLASASPPLHSPRRALRTSSKRSLGVGDQYEELKDLLSDSDGWDEDLHVAPVRVNERKELKSLRDQSGRVAGEFSDADDSIICELLRSRKDSNAKAEKHLAGASTKSSGKPLARSSFSSLASEEIRRPLVESTQQADIYSSEDSRLLLSLLRGNNPHREEQDDVQEALRSAPGTASEAVLEEVECATEQQEERNDTRPLEPLNVENPDRIKSEDTSDVCIIEDAEPVAADSPKIADMSDYRVPENESSRRSCQDNKSLKIIDEQKVVRYADKFTLLTQRNCIPTTQEIENRLKLNPKGKVIVPVRLSREQEDVIRLAEAGHNIFYTGSAGTGKSVLLREMIKVLKEIYGHDQVAVTASTGLAACNIGGVTLHSFAGVGLGTGEVTNIYRKVRRSRKHVKRWESVSALIIDEISMLDGELLDKLDFIAQKIRKNRKPFGNIQLIFCGDFFQLPPVTKDPNSSTKFAFESNVWKEGIDVTIMLTKVFRQQGDSRFIEMLNKMRLGQIDGETEREFKKLSRPLPQDEIIPAELYSTRNEVERANKQRLNRLPGKAHVFHAIDGGVLEDREMKEKLLQNFLAPKELQLKIGAQVMMIKNIDATLVNGSLGKVIDFIDPETYMFYETIVRNPDLPPGALAKLKDNPELLRETWNEFREESENDTPVRQKTTKDAFCRGDPDESVAQLGESIFDFLKDASSDDIETRSNLDRKRELLRQVHESSKGKKRLPLVRFKTSDMSTRTILVEPESWAIEDENEKPLVSRIQLPLMLAWSLSIHKSQGQTLPKVKVDLQRVFEKGQAYVALSRAVSREGLQVLNFDKTRINAHQKVIDFYSTLITVEHAIKKLEAEAGTTSLRKKRKTSTGPSATGISARTKQARSRSRTPAGTSSPSSRIATMLMNKVQGKPLINGQPHEPVDIFTDRKTGAYSHEA, from the coding sequence ATGGTTTTATGGCGAAAGAGTTTTAGATCTTTCGTAAGCTATAGAATCGCTCCCATCATTACCCAAACATTTGTGCCATTTAGCAAGACGGGAATGAAGATTGGACTGGCGTCAGCATCACCACCACTGCATTCTCCAAGAAGAGCGCTACGAACTTCGTCGAAGAGAAGTCTCGGCGTAGGAGACCAATACGAGGAACTGAAGGATCTGCTGTCGGATTCAGACGGCTGGGATGAAGACCTTCACGTTGCGCCTGTGCGAGTGAATGAACGCAAGGAACTCAAGAGTTTGCGTGATCAGTCAGGCAGAGTAGCCGGCGAATTCTCTGATGCTGATGATTCCATCATCTGCGAGTTGTTACGCTCGAGGAAGGACTCCAACGCAAAGGCAGAGAAACATCTCGCTGGAGCCTCCACGAAATCCTCTGGAAAACCCCTAGCCAGGAGCTCCTTCTCTAGTCTCGCGTCTGAAGAGATTCGCAGGCCATTGGTCGAAAGCACTCAGCAAGCTGATATATATTCCAGTGAGGATAGTCGATTACTGCTCTCGCTGCTGCGAGGGAACAATCCACATAGAGAAGAGCAAGACGATGTACAGGAGGCCTTAAGGTCTGCGCCAGGAACCGCATCTGAGGCGGTCctcgaagaagttgaatgTGCGACCGAACAgcaggaagaaagaaatgaCACTCGACCGCTAGAACCTCTTAATGTGGAGAATCCCGACCGGATCAAGTCCGAGGACACATCTGATGTCTGCATCATCGAGGACGCGGAAcctgttgctgctgattcTCCGAAGATCGCAGATATGTCGGACTACCGAGTACCAGAGAATGAGAGCTCCAGGAGATCCTGTCAAGACAATAAAAGTCTCAAGATAATAGACGAACAAAAGGTTGTGCGATATGCTGACAAGTTTACTCTCCTGACACAACGGAATTGCATACCGACTACGCAAGAGATAGAGAATAGATTAAAACTGAATCCAAAGGGTAAAGTGATAGTTCCAGTCAGATTGAGCagagagcaagaagatGTCATACGTCTTGCTGAGGCTGGCCATAATATTTTCTACACCGGAAGTGCAGGAACCGGTAAATCGGTGTTATTGCGCGAGATGATCAAGgtgctgaaagagatttATGGACATGACCAAGTTGCTGTGACTGCATCCACTGGACTTGCAGCATGTAACATAGGTGGTGTAACGCTACATTCATTTGCTGGGGTTGGGCTAGGAACCGGAGAGGTTACGAACATCTATAGAAAAGTGAGAAGGTCGAGAAAGCACGTCAAAAGATGGGAATCCGTAAGTGCACTTATTATTGACGAAATTTCAATGCTGGATGGAGAACTCCTTGACAAACTAGATTTCATTGCCCAGAAAATACGGAAAAATCGCAAGCCTTTTGGAAACATACAGCTCATTTTCTGTGGTGATTTCTTTCAGTTGCCTCCTGTCACTAAAGATCCGAATAGTTCTACTAAGTTTGCTTTTGAATCTAACGTTTGGAAAGAAGGTATAGACGTAACCATTATGCTGACTAAGGTATTTCGACAACAGGGTGATTCCAGGTTTATCGAAatgttgaacaagatgagATTGGGCCAAATCGATGGGGAAACTGAGAGagaattcaagaaattgagcagGCCACTTCCTCAAGATGAAATTATACCAGCAGAATTGTATAGCACTAGGAATGAAGTTGAGAGAGCGAATAAACAGCGATTAAACAGATTACCAGGTAAGGCCCATGTCTTCCATGCCATTGATGGTGGTGTGCTAGAAGATCGTGAAATGAAGGAGAAATTACTGCAGAATTTCTTGGCTCCAAAAGAATTGCAACTAAAGATCGGTGCGCAGGTTATGATGATAAAGAATATTGATGCAACTCTGGTCAATGGCTCACTGGGAAAAGTTATAGATTTTATTGACCCTGAGACGTATATGTTCTATGAAACCATTGTGAGAAATCCAGACCTCCCTCCAGGCGCCTTAgcaaagctgaaagataATCCCGAACTGCTGAGAGAAACGTGGAATGAATTCCGCGAAGAGAGTGAGAATGACACCCCAGTGCGTCAAAAAACCACTAAGGATGCGTTCTGTAGAGGCGATCCGGACGAGTCGGTTGCCCAGTTGGGGGAATCAATTTTtgacttcttgaaagacGCTAGTTCAGATGATATTGAGACAAGAAGCAATCTCGATCGCAAGAGGGAGTTATTAAGACAAGTTCATGAAAGCTCCAAGGGAAAGAAAAGACTACCGCTTGTAAGGTTCAAAACTTCAGATATGTCTACAAGGACGATACTGGTTGAGCCAGAGAGCTGGgctattgaagatgaaaatgaGAAACCTTTGGTTTCAAGAATCCAATTACCACTGATGCTTGCATGGTCTTTATCTATTCACAAATCTCAGGGACAAACATTGCCCAAAGTGAAAGTCGATCTGCAAAGAGTATTCGAAAAGGGCCAAGCTTATGTGGCGTTATCGAGAGCGGTCTCTAGGGAGGGATTACAAGTCTTGAATTTTGACAAAACAAGGATAAATGCACATCAAAAAGTTATAGATTTTTACTCAACGTTGATAACAGTCGAACATGCCATCAAAAAATTGGAAGCTGAAGCTGGCACAACAAGCTTACGCAAGAAACGCAAGACTAGTACAGGACCTTCGGCTACAGGCATTTCAGCTCGAACGAAGCAAGCAAGATCTAGATCTAGAACTCCGGCTGGTACCTCTAGCCCATCAAGCCGCATTGCTACAATGCTGATGAATAAAGTACAGGGAAAACCACTGATTAACGGGCAGCCGCACGAACCCGTGGATATTTTTACAGATCGCAAGACAGGTGCCTATTCCCACGAGGCATGA
- the SEC39 gene encoding Sec39p (ancestral locus Anc_4.323), whose amino-acid sequence MDSISDYQFFLLIAVFAARRDAGRLAQLLPSFTKQPDFYDAVGVLWPELDDPARLKFLFEIPGAHNADCEELLIQVIDSDEKLIPIVEMEHSILQERYRATRNYVESRLKEIPDCKALEFDTFEAKWMRRRMILCNRYTPEEATSYRPLWSVVKSDVNFDKWIEGIVQPLQHINRRLSRTLTIEAFEAMGALEAFKLILKTEPDFPSTVIHREVIPYLTNLNLYDLFLENIFTEVYFPLNSTGNIRNFSYLYAELCKVSPSAEANSRVQAQAAQIIFDNSSGLLKIASLHDVQELLSKIDDKVEIANYGITVGLLKHYSKCMESIYKNYSLKEIYSIAQEETLGQQAHFSAIVREQVLGCSDNGETVQAISQLLDASNPEEEHVFKNLTLDQKMSVFIETVLEMGKFELLDSFLTEFDSAVDEEVLIKYFWHFFNRASNGLRSRPEMKNARRTLNLLLKTNKTKYEHLEALLDVANDLSTYSLNLGKGIPFKPSDLLTFAPRIFDLIALLLELNVSLYKNMAATLRIVENLQIGLQLKRRDDQSSSETVTKLLALHIDHSLANLDFEFALDGARELLEMSNISSFWPTIFQVGKFVDPRWPDEEAPVDVLMAQLEILGDLLRSCPVEEVEAVASQWSAIELELLTRDPALASLSTELEGPTRSLQDNVLSGVLHAHPDLLSHDLK is encoded by the coding sequence ATGGACTCGATATCCGATTACCAGTTCTTCCTGTTGATAGCAGTCTTTGCTGCAAGAAGAGATGCCGGTCGCTTGGCACAATTGCTGCCAAGTTTTACAAAGCAACCAGACTTCTATGACGCAGTGGGCGTTTTATGGCCAGAGCTGGATGATCCAGCTCGCTTGAAGTTCCTTTTCGAAATCCCAGGTGCGCATAATGCTGATTGTGAGGAGTTGTTGATACAAGTGATTGACTCCGATGAGAAACTGATACCTATAGTCGAGATGGAGCACAGCATTTTGCAGGAAAGATATCGAGCGACCAGGAATTATGTGGAATCACGGTTGAAGGAGATACCGGACTGCAAAGCTTTGGAATTCGACACATTTGAAGCAAAATGGATGAGAAGGCGTATGATTCTGTGTAACAGGTATACTCCAGAGGAGGCTACGTCATATAGACCGCTTTGGTCGGTTGTTAAATCAGATGTGAATTTCGATAAGTGGATCGAGGGAATTGTGCAACCTCTACAGCATATCAATAGAAGACTGAGCAGAACTCTCACAATTGAAGCATTCGAGGCGATGGGGGCGTTAGAAGCATTCAAGCTAATTCTGAAAACGGAGCCAGATTTTCCTTCAACGGTAATACACCGTGAGGTGATCCCTTATCTCACGAATTTAAACCTCTATGACCTGTTTTTGGAAAATATCTTTACCGAGGTCTACTTCCCTTTGAATTCTACCGGCAACATTCGGAATTTCTCTTACCTGTATGCAGAGCTGTGCAAAGTGTCACCTAGTGCCGAAGCTAACTCGCGCGTGCAAGCCCAGGCTGCGCagatcatcttcgataaCAGTTCAGGCTTGCTCAAGATTGCCAGCTTGCACGATGTACAAGAACTGCTGTCAAAGATCGACGACAAAGTTGAGATAGCGAACTATGGGATTACCGTGGGTTTGCTGAAGCATTACTCAAAATGCATGGAATCGATTTACAAGAATTATAGCTTGAAGGAGATCTACTCTATTGCGCAAGAAGAAACACTAGGCCAGCAGGCTCATTTCTCTGCAATAGTCAGAGAACAAGTTCTGGGTTGCAGTGATAACGGAGAAACTGTTCAGGCCATATCTCAGCTTTTAGATGCATCGAACCCGGAGGAGGAACATGTGTTCAAGAACCTAACCTTAGATCAGAAGATGTCCGTTTTCATTGAAACGGTGCTTGAAATGGGAAAGTTTGAACTCCTGGACAGTTTTCTCACAGAGTTCGATTCTGCTGTAGATGAGGAAGTGCTTATAAAGTATTTCTGgcatttcttcaacaggGCATCTAACGGTCTTAGAAGCCGACCAGAAATGAAAAATGCTAGACGAACGCTCAATTTATTATTGAAAACGAATAAAACTAAATATGAGCATTTGGAAGCTCTGCTCGATGTTGCCAATGATCTGTCGACCTACTCTCTCAATTTAGGGAAAGGAATTCCCTTTAAACCTTCCGATTTGCTGACTTTTGCTCCAAGAATATTCGATCTCATTGCGCTCCTTTTGGAATTGAATGTATCGCTCTATAAGAACATGGCTGCCACCCTCCGCATTGTTGAGAATTTACAGATAGGCTTGCAGTTGAAAAGGCGAGACGATCAAAGTTCGAGCGAGACCGTCACCAAGCTGCTGGCGCTTCATATTGATCATTCGTTGGCAAACTTGGATTTTGAATTTGCATTAGACGGTGCAAGAGAGTTGCTTGAAATGAGCAATATATCGTCATTCTGGCCAACCATTTTCCAGGTTGGCAAGTTCGTTGACCCTCGCTGGCCGGATGAGGAAGCTCCGGTCGATGTTTTGATGGCTCAATTGGAGATTCTTGGAGATTTATTGCGATCATGCCCTGtagaagaagttgaagccgTGGCATCCCAGTGGAGTGCTATAGAACTGGAACTTCTCACGAGAGATCCTGCTCTTGCAAGCCTTTCTACAGAGCTCGAGGGACCAACGAGGTCCTTGCAAGATAATGTGCTAAGTGGTGTTTTACACGCTCACCCCGATCTTCTATCCCATGATCTTAAGTGA
- the MFT1 gene encoding Mft1p (ancestral locus Anc_4.324), with amino-acid sequence MSSLNALQTEQVRSKVLYSEVDIPFYGYLEALSRATNLSKSILKGGLESYESQEKVTFDEEYVRKLEQNACLKYLELQSSIEVKKAAQENWEQSNNETIATTEELVPGLTETLRDANSRLEERIERIRGLYECVRKVNAETENLLEGNTSLTATRSEWERELGGPLTDKLIKQGYMRRTESSENGERYRVYDNFTKGPKELRHINQSIRADISRLTEELATYKSRWLEDANVFSRITSVLREELVKRNMDVDIEVEEREEEEEEEEEEEEEEEEEEEEEEEEEEEEEEEEEEDIEAEEEVEEEEEDVEGDEYDDEIQETVAAEAEKDVDNVAAQEDKRPSHEEEFKDHDEEMIEEPMVEEVDFEPNETQEIRNSSTNTLLPQSETEIADK; translated from the coding sequence ATGTCGTCATTGAATGCCCTGCAGACGGAGCAGGTGAGAAGCAAGGTTTTATACAGTGAAGTGGACATTCCGTTCTATGGGTACCTGGAAGCGTTAAGCAGAGCGACGAACCTGAGCAAGAGCATACTGAAAGGTGGTTTAGAGTCTTACGAGAGCCAGGAGAAAGTGACATTTGACGAAGAATATGTGAGGAAGTTGGAACAGAATGCGTGTCTCAAGTATCTGGAGCTGCAGTCGTCCATCGAGgtgaagaaagctgctcAAGAGAACTGGGAGCAGTCGAATAACGAGACTATCGCTACAACGGAGGAGTTGGTGCCGGGGTTGACAGAAACACTCAGGGATGCCAATTCCAGACTAGAAGAACGAATTGAAAGGATACGAGGACTCTACGAGTGTGTTAGGAAGGTCAATGCAGAGACTGAAAATCTGCTTGAGGGAAACACCAGCTTGACTGCAACACGGTCTGAGTGGGAGAGAGAGCTGGGTGGCCCTTTGACGGATaagctgatcaagcagGGATATATGAGGAGGACTGAGAGTTCCGAGAACGGGGAAAGATACCGGGTTTACGATAATTTCACCAAAGGGCCCAAGGAACTGAGACATATAAACCAGTCGATCAGGGCGGATATATCGAGACTAACAGAGGAATTGGCCACCTATAAGAGCCGGTGGTTGGAGGATGCCAACGTTTTCAGTAGAATCACTTCAGTGCTGAGGGAAGAGCTTGTCAAGAGGAACATGGACGTTGATATTGAAGTGGAAGAGAgggaagaggaagaagaagaagaggaagaagaagaggaggaggaagaggaggaagaggaggaggaagaggaggaagaggaggaggaagaggaggaggaggaggaggacatagaagcagaagaagaagtcgaagaagaagaggaagatgtaGAGGGAGACGAATACGATGATGAGATACAAGAAACGGTGGCGGCTGAGGCAGAAAAGGATGTTGACAATGTTGCGGCTCAGGAAGACAAAAGGCCATCtcatgaagaagagttcaaaGATCACGACGAGGAAATGATTGAGGAACCGATGGTCGAAGAGGTTGATTTTGAGCCTAACGAAACGCAAGAAAtaagaaacagcagcacGAATACTCTTCTACCGCAATCAGAGACCGAAATTGCGGATAAATAA
- the RPS1B gene encoding 40S ribosomal protein eS1 (ancestral locus Anc_4.325), with translation MAVGKNKRLSKGKKGLKKKVVDPFTRKEWYDIKAPSTFKNRNVGKTLVNKSTGLKSASDALKGRVVEVCLADLQGSEDHSFRKVKLRVDEVQGKNLLTNFHGMDFTTDKLRSMVRKWQTLIEANVTVKTSDDYVLRVFAIAFTRKQANQVKRTCYAQSSHIRAIRKIISEILTREVQNSTLAQLTSKLIPEVINKEIENATKDIFPLQNVHIRKVKLLKQPKFDLGALMTLHGEGADEETGKKVSGFKDEILETV, from the coding sequence ATGGCTGTTGGCAAGAACAAGAGACTATCCAAGGGTAAGAAAggtttgaagaagaaggtcgTTGACCCATTCACCAGAAAGGAATGGTACGATATCAAGGCCCCATCCaccttcaagaacagaaacGTTGGTAAGACTTTGGTCAACAAGTCTACTGGTTTGAAGAGTGCTTCCGACGCTTTGAAGGGCAGAGTTGTGGAAGTCTGTTTGGCTGATCTACAAGGTTCTGAAGACCACTCGTTCAGAAAGGTCAAGTTGAGAGTTGACGAAGTTCAAGGTAAGAACTTGTTGACCAACTTCCACGGTATGGACTTCACCACTGACAAATTGAGATCTATGGTCAGAAAATGGCAGACTTTGATCGAAGCTAACGTGACCGTTAAGACTTCGGACGACTACGTGTTGAGAGTCTTCGCCATTGCGTTCACCAGAAAGCAAGCTAACCAAGTCAAGAGAACTTGTTATGCTCAGTCCTCTCACATCAGAGCTATCAGAAAGATCATCTCTGAGATCTTGACcagagaagttcaaaaCTCCACTTTGGCTCAATTGACTTCCAAGTTGATCCCAGAAGTCATCAACAAGGAGATCGAGAATGCTACCAAGGACATCTTCCCATTGCAAAACGTTCACATCAGAAAGGTCAAGTTGTTGAAACAACCAAAGTTCGACTTGGGTGCTCTAATGACTTTGCATGGTGAGggtgctgatgaagaaaccgGTAAGAAGGTTTCTGGCTTCAAGGATGAAATCTTGGAAACTGTGTAA
- the TEM1 gene encoding Ras family GTPase TEM1 (ancestral locus Anc_4.326): protein MSSGGTDVQAQQELPKVKSRVDVQVGLVGDAQVGKTSLIVKYVQNVFDEEYTQTLGVNFLKRKVSIRSTDIVFSIMDLGGQREFINMLPIASLGSSAIVFLFDLTRPETLSSIKEWYRQAHGLNETAVPLLVGTKYDLFVDLDPEYQEQLSRTSMEYAQVMDAPLVFCSTAKSVNVQKIFKIALAKIFNLTLTIPEINEIGDPLLIYKSLGNHRARGEEISRRPSPSARTSFS, encoded by the coding sequence ATGTCAAGTGGTGGGACCGATGTACAAGCGCAGCAGGAACTGCCGAAAGTTAAGAGTCGAGTGGACGTCCAGGTGGGGCTGGTAGGAGATGCCCAAGTGGGCAAGACATCTCTGATCGTGAAATATGTTCAAAACGTATTCGATGAAGAGTACACTCAGACTTTAGGggtgaattttttgaagagaaaagtGAGCATACGTTCTACAGATATAGTATTCTCGATAATGGATCTGGGAGGGCAGAGGGAATTCATTAATATGCTGCCAATTGCATCGTTGGGGTCGTCAGCAATAGTGTTCCTTTTTGATCTGACGAGGCCAGAGACGTTGAGTTCCATTAAGGAGTGGTATCGACAAGCACATGGACTGAACGAGACGGCGGTGCCGTTGCTTGTCGGTACGAAGTACGATCTATTCGTTGATTTGGACCCCGAATACCAGGAGCAATTATCAAGGACAAGTATGGAGTACGCCCAGGTGATGGATGCGCCGTTGGTGTTCTGCTCGACGGCTAAGTCTGTCAACgtgcagaagatctttAAGATCGCATTGGCGAAAATCTTCAATTTAACGCTTACGATACCGGAAATCAACGAAATTGGGGACCCGCTGCTGATCTATAAAAGTTTGGGGAATCACAGGGCTCGTGGTGAAGAAATAAGCCGAAGACCGTCACCGTCGGCTCGGACATCATTTTCGTAA